From Hydra vulgaris chromosome 15, alternate assembly HydraT2T_AEP, one genomic window encodes:
- the LOC101241646 gene encoding uncharacterized protein LOC101241646 isoform X2 → MASTMVKLGNILSFLSGVCASLVSVFSKLTFGEYEIAEVLCRVELIERFVGVFNLNCITIDVPFRVLMFGFVLLCNLVMWALFMFSLSMSSSTVEVTVINSSANFITSGLFGMVFFREAFSITWVVGLFFICSGLVLIHRSQNKEEHEKVE, encoded by the exons ATGGCATCAACGATGGTTAAATTAGGTAACATACTTTCATTTCTATCTGGTGTTTGCGCATCATTAGTATCGGTATTTAGCAAATTAACGTTTGGTGAGTATGAGATAGCTGAAGTGCTCTGCAGGGTGGAACTTATTGAAAGATTTGTtggagtttttaatttaaattgtatcact attgATGTTCCGTTCAGGGTTTTAATGTTTGGATTTGTATTGCTATGCAACCTGGTAATGTGGGCATTGTTTATGTTTTCGCTTTCAATGTCGAGTTCTACTGTTGAAGTTACTGTTATTAACTCATCTGCTAATTTCATAACTTCa ggcTTATTTGGAATGGTTTTTTTTCGCGAagctttttcaataacttgggtggttggtttattttttatttgttctggATTAGTACTCATTCATAGGTCACAAAACAAGGAAGAACACGAAAAAGTTGAGtaa